From the Zymoseptoria tritici IPO323 chromosome 2, whole genome shotgun sequence genome, the window CGAGGCCAGGCCAGCAAGAAGTCTAACGTGATCGCCTGTGGGCAGCCCTTCTGTGCTGACCGGGAGAGCCTGGGCGAGATGCTCTGCGATCGAGATTTTGGAGAATGGTCTCGCATTGTCGACGACATTTGTTTTCGCCGTCTGCGACACATTGACGTCGACTTTATTAGTACGATCAGCTGTCACAAAGGACTGTAGCTGATCGAAGGGCAACTCGCCGTTGCTGTGGTTCAGAGCAGCCAAGAGCTTCGAGAATCGAATACTGGCTTCCGCAGGAATCAGGAAAGGAAGCTCCAAGGCACCTTCGCTGAACCGATATAAGCCCAGGATTTGCTTCACCATCTCGGGGATCGCAAACGAaagccgacttcttccagAGCCAGCGGTACCATTTTCCGCCGACTCTCGAGTTGTACCGGTCGCCATCGTGCGGGAGAACCGGCCTGTACTTGTCCTCTTACCAGCTGGGTCACAGAATGAAGGTATGACAAACTCCACGCTCGACCACGCGAGCAGCATCATGCACACCAGCATGTTCTCTAGGCCTTTGCCGTGCCAGAGACTATCAGACACTTTCTGAGATATGAGAGTATGTTCACTGAAGAGGCGAAGGGCCTCGTTCCAGTGCCCAGACATCATGTATATCGAACCTACGACGATGCCGACGCGAGATCTCCCTCTAACGCGAGTCTTCTCTTGCGATGTGCCCGAGCCAAAGCCTTGAACTGCGACTCGATCTGGACTTGAAACTCGCACGCTGCCTCTGCTTTGATTGCTGCGGTCGCTACCTCTGCTGTGAGCGCGCGATCTTGCTGCAGAGGTGGCATTGGCTTGGGGTATCTGATCGAAAGATGTAGCTGGTGCAGGAGGTTGTCGGCCCAGTGGCCCTGGACTAGAAGCACTGCTTTCTCCAGATATGCGTGGAGGCGTCCCGTGTCCGGAGCCTGGCCTCCTCTCGCTTTCTCTTAAAGAGCCAGTCCTTTGCAGGCCTTTTGCCGTCTGCCCTGGTGTTTGTATCGTTGGCGATGCTTGCACCGCTTTCGCATAGGTTGTGAACCCAACGAGAAATCGTGCCGACAAGTCGCAGACCGCATATCGGAGCGAGGTGTCTTTCGGTGTGTCCGCATTGAGGATCCGAATCGCGCCGGTCACGCTGTCCACATTCTCGTTGTCGCCTTGTTCCAACACTACGAGTTGTCGATGGACCACCCGCGGATGTCGCTCTCGCAAATATGCGGCCGCACCTTCCAGCTCTTTCTTACTGCCTTCTCCTGCATTGTTCAGACCGTCGACGATTCCCAGTACAATCAAGGGCTCCCGAAAGAACTCGAATGGCGAATAGTGTTGCTGTTGCTCTGTGGGCGCCGCGGCTGAGAAGCGGTACAGCAAGGATCCTCGCGGTGAAGCCTTTGGAGACAGGAAGAAGTCTTCGCTGTTACCTCGCTGCTCTACATCGGCCAAGGGAATGACACTGGCTTCACTTTGCAACCGACGCACAAGCGATGAGAAGCGTTCACGCTCTATCTGACCGACAGGCAATACCAGCACGCGAATGCATGCTGGCGCCACGGGCGAGTAGTGATCCATTGAGGCGGCATCCTTGTCAGAACATGTTGGTTCAATGCTGGTATCCGGTGTCCGAACTGCTGCTCCACCGTCCGTATCTTCGCTGCGGTCCTTCTCCTGCTGGACTTTCCCAAAATTGACAGTCAACCCGATGCCAGGCATTGAAGATCGCCCCAAATAATGTTTGGGTAGGATCCGGCGAGGTCCGCTTTGGCGGCAGGGGCTCGGCAGCGCCAATCACGCCTCTTCTCACACCCGTCTGGCGTCGGGGGAAGGTTTTCTCTGAACCTCAGGTCGACAGCGAACGCATGCAGGGCATCGTTTGTCCCGCCAGTATGCGTCTTTCCATCCGTCGATTCTCGTGAGAACAAATTTTCGTACGACTGAGGAATTTCGACCTTGGCGGCTGTCAAAGGATGGTAGTGCGAGCTCAACAGCACTCTGCTCCGAGTAGTCTCATCGACGATGCTAGGACCTTCAGTGAACGTTCATGGACGATCAAGATGGCCTGTCCACTCCAAGGCCGGCCTCGAGCCTCTCGGGAGGCACAGTGTCAAACCACAATAGGTATGTGAAGCTCTCTCACGCCGTCCTGTCCGTGGTAGAATGAGTAGGAAAAGAGCAACCAGCACGGCGACTGTTTGTAAGCACCAGAGTACTCTTGGACGGCACAGCGCCGGGATGGTCAATGGTGAAGAGTAGGCTGGCAGTCGAGATTCTGCCTTGACTCTTCATCTTGGTTCAGACATCATTCGCAGCACGGCGAACTTGGCGCTACTTCCAAACAACGTGGGAGGTCCCGTGCTTGCCCGCCACGGATTGCAATTGCTCTACGAAATTCTACCACGGTCGATCAACATCGAGAGGTGCTTCATGTGGTCAAACTCGTTCTGACGGCCTCACAGCGCCATGCTATCTCCAACTCCGATCACCTCGCATGCTCGCATCGCCCCCTCTGGCAGATTCGACCTCCACGACATAGAGCCACACGAGGCCTCGCTCTGCCAGCGCCTGAcgaaggaggtggaagatTGCGACTCTGCCAGCAACACCGCCCTGCAAAGCACACCGACAGCTCCATTGCACTCCTCTCTCGCTCGTGTGCTTCGATCCGCCGCTACAGCTGTCCAGTATCATGCCAAATGGTTCGCTCCCACTGCACTTGAGCGTCTCCTAGTGGCAGTTTTCGAGGCGGCTAGTCGCTCCTCATCAACCACCGATCTCTACGCAGCGCTGTATCTGGTCGATACAATCGGCACCTATTCACTCCTACCAAGTCTGCCTTCCACCTTGCGCTTCATCACCTTCTCCTACTACCAAGGAAGCCGCTCCAACCGACACAGGCGTCTGAGCCAGCAATCATGGACTTCGGCGCAGCAAATCCTTGAAGCACACCTCGGTGGGCAGTTCCCCGAAACGATACTCGAGATCATCCGCGACAGTTCGGGGTTCTACACCCGATACGGCTTCGGCGCTATTGTTGGTGCCCTCATGCTGACGACCGAGCGATTTCTTCCCATCATCGATACCCAGAGTTTCACGATATGGCCAGACCAAGTACTCATGAGCCTTACGGCAGTACCGATCGAAAAAGATGGGATTTTGCGCGAGCAAGTTGCGAATCTGCTTGGCAACATGTTGCAGCAAGAGAGCGTTGCAAGCAAAATTGATGGTCTGAGCCTTTGGCTTGAACTAATCCGCCGATGCGTGTCCCTCTCACTCGACAAAGACGTCGTAGACTCTGTCTTCCAAAGCTTGGGTCAGAAAATGTCCCTTTTCGAGCCGCTTCATCATCCTACCATTGCACAGCTGTTCGTCGAAGCTCATCGACCACTCCCCGCCGAGCTCTCCAGCCAGCTGATGATGCCATGGCGACGCTCGCTCATGCTCGAAGACCACGCCATATGGGATCAGGGATACCAGGATCTCCTTGGCAAATTGTGCAATTCGACACTGTACACCGTTGAGCTGGAAGCATTCATCGACATCAGCGTGCTTGCCTACTTCCAAACCGAGAGCTCCGGGTTGCGACAACAATATATCGACACCCTCGCAAGTCTCCTTCGCAACCTAGATGCCGAACCTGCAGTGGTTGATATCCTCGCAAAAGGCATTGTCAGCATCTTCACCCACAAGACACACAAAGAGAAATGGGAAGCGCAGAGGAATCGGACGTTCCCTATCTTGTGTGAGCTTGCAAGCCGGAGTGTCGTTGCGACCCGTCTATTGCTTCGCATCCGTGTCGACGCCGCTGGCGTGGGCTATCTCGAGCTTGAAAATGCTGTCAATGCTGACGTTCAGGACACTGCTCGGCGGCAACCCCAATCCAATGTGTACGGACTCGATACCCTCTCCATGGGTGCATGGGTCAGCGCTGTCCACGACATGATAGTCCGAGCACCCAAGAGATGGGATGTCTACCACACAATTCTGACGGATCTAGCACCTCAGCTTCGGAACCACGCACTGTGGCGCACCAAGACTCAGCACATTAACAATCTGCGGGAGTCCATTTGCGAGCTCCTCAGTGCAGATTCGTTTGTCGAACCCCCACCAGAGACCGGACTGAAGAAGTCCTACATCGTGGCACAATTTGTACAGATGCTAGTTGCCACGACGAGCTATCACCAACATCTTCCACGGAGAGACATCAAGTCAGCGGTCATCACGATTATCAATGTTGCAGGCTCTCGTGACCACACTGTCAGTATCCACTGCATTCACGCCCTCACCATTTGCTGCTACGAGCTGCCCGAACTCATGGCCGGGCTCATGGACTCGATCATCAACAAGATGGCGAGAATGGTCACGCAGAGATACCTCGCCATCTATGTGCTCGAATTCTTCGCCGGACTTTCACGCTTTCCCGATCTCCAGAATAGGCTTCGGAGGGAGGATTTTAAACGCATTTTCGGCGTGTGCCACAGCTACCTTCAGTCCATGCGTAGTACCATGGCACTTGAACGTAAGCGCACTCCGACCAGCGAACACAGCGCAGGCGGTAACAGCACGTCTGGAGACGACTTGGGTCAGTACGTATACGCTCTGGCACATCATGTCATCACATTCTGGTACATGGCATTGAAGCGTCACGATCGTCACGGATTGAAAGAGTTCATTACCAGCTGTTTGAGCTATACAGATTCCGACGGAAAGGCGCAGATTGAGAACCAGGGTCTTGTGACCATCGACCTGATGGACCGAGTGGACGCAGAAGAGCTCATCACAGCACCGCTGACCGAGTATTTCGATGAAAATGACGGCCGCACCATCACCTGCCATCGCGTCACTGGAATACTGCTCATAACCACGGAGACGTCTTTGCGAACGGGCAAGACCATTGTCACCATACGGCGGCCATCTGGAACAGCCCAACGTCTCATAGCATCCCAACCAAGCTTGGATCCCAACGACACCTCCGACATGGAGGACCTCGAAGCCCGCATCACAACATCCGTCACAGTGGAAACCGACATGCAAGACTTCATCAACGTCTTCCCCGACGACATCACAGGGCGTACTTACGGAAAGGTCGCCATTCCTCGCCCATCATCAGCATTGGGATCGCTGCAGATTATCACGCTGCCCGAGAACGATGCTGCCGTCACCCGAGCCATCCAAGCCTTCGATCGCACGTCTGCGCTCGACTCGCACAAGGCTGGCGTCATATTCGTGGGCGAGATGCAGACTACCGAAGACGAAATCCTCCTCAACATCTCTGGGACTCCTGACTACCGTGAATTCCTCGAAGACATTGGCACCCTCCGCAAGCTCCAAGGAGCATCCTTCAACACACAGGGGCTCGACCGTGCCGAGGACGCGGACGGCGAGTACACCATGGTGTGGAACAACGAGGTAACGGAGTTGGTCTACCACATCACGACCTTCATGCCCAACGACGCCGACACCCGTCTCGCGGTAATCAACAAGAAGCGTCACATTGGCAACGACTTTGTGAACATAGTCTTCAACAACTCCGGcgccgccttcgccttcgacacGTTCCCCTCGGCGTTCAACTACGTCTACATCACCATCTCTCCCGCCGAGCGCACCAGTTTCCTGCAAGCTCGGGAGGCCACGGCCGCGAAGAAGGATCGTTTTTATAACGTTCACGTCCTGACGCGGCCGGGCTTCCCGAGCTTGTCCTCGGCGGGAGAGGTGAAGGTGGTGTCGGGTGACTCCCTCGGGGGCTATGTCCGTAATCTGGCGCTGAACGCGTGCATGTTCAGCGCCATGTGGCATGGCGACGCCCCGGGGGAGTACCCCTCGTCGTGGAGGCAGCGGTTGGAGATGATTCGGCGGCTGTACAGCAAGTATAAGCTGtagaggaggggaggagatggcCGGGGTGGGGTTGGCTCACCACTCAAACAAAAGTTTTTGATTTTTTATGATatgaatgaatgaatgaGAATCTGTGCCAATGATTCCTTTTCTGTGCTGTGGAATGCCGTGTCTCGCTGTGAGATGAAATTGTTGGCGTCAATATGTCTCTCTCAGATGTGTTCTTCAGAGTCTGCCGCTGCTGTCGTTCATGTAGGTTCGACATGGTTGACAATGCCTGGAAGCGGATGTTCTCTATATCCCTTCGACCATCAGCTGGAGATTGAGAGCTATAAGTTTCCAATGTCGCCAAATACGAGAAAAGCTATCGTTTCCCGTGGCACAAAAGGCAGTGGAGACACCGAATCACTGCTATTAGGTGGAACATGTGATAGCAAAGGCAATACACATGTCCACATGTCCAGACTCCAGCCAGGAGCTTTTCGACCGTAACAAGACTAACGTGTGCAAGGGGGAAGTTGGGTCGAGGGGAAGTTGTTAGCTTCTCCTAAACAGGCAAAGACTCTTGCTCTCGAGAACAGGCATCAAATCAGGCCGGACGCTTTGATGCCTGTTCTCGAGAGCAAGAGTCTTTGCCTGTTTAGGAGAAGCTAACAACTTCCCCTCGACCCAACTTCCCCCTTGCACACGTTATACGCCCTGCCCTTCGAGATTACAAAGGCCCAGGACCAGGAGAGTGCACAAAAATTTCGCAGAGAGTCCACGGATGTCGTCTTCAATGCAATTTAAGCAACCCTGCTTGACTTGCTCCTTGAACCCGGGTTCAAGGCTGCCCAACTCAAATCATTCGCCTGATCACAGAGACAAACTTGGATGACATTCGAAGCCATTCATCCTCAACAGCTCACTTGACTCACCCAACTAGTCAAGATATCTCATTGATGGTCACCAAATGCACATTGCTCGACAGACCGCCATTCACCTACGCAGCCGCCAAGAGCAGCCAACCCGGCACTAGCTTCCTTCCTATCCGAGCCTAGCTCTGTCATCCCAGTCGAACTCTCCGTTATTGCTTTTCCAGGATCGCCTCTCCTCTTTCCTTTCTCCCCGGTTCGATTCGACTTTCGCAATCACGGCAGCGGCCGATGACACGAGGTGAGATGGGCCGTAAAGTCAATGGCACGAAACACGACGAATGGATATCCGGCTACCAGGGTTGCGTTAATGACGCAGAGGTCGGAGCACCAACGAACACCATGTGTCGCACCTGGATAGTTCTATGCAGGCCGTCGGCGTCTGGCCACAATAAGGTTGCAAtcgctgcttcttcttcttcttctgtcATTTGCCGTTCACGTTCTCCTGCCCTTTCCTTCGGTCATCGCGCGACACGTCGGACGACTGCATAATGATGATGAGCGTCTTCCTTCGGGCCTCTGCCCTTCTCACTGTCCTTCTTGCAGTTCCTTCATCGCTCGCTCAGGCCTTCCCTCCACCTACAGACCTCATCAATGGCACCGGATACTTCGGCCTGCCCGTCCGCTGGAAAGAAGTCCCTGCGGGTACATGCGAGCTCACCGAGGGCGTCAAGAGTTACTCGGGTTTTGTCGACATTGCCGAGAACCAGCACATCTTCTTTTGGTTCTTCGAGTCTCGAACTGTTGATCCTCAAGAAGCCGACCTGACCGTGTGGATCAATGGCGGTCCGGGCTCTTCGTCGATGATCGGCCTTTTCCAAGAGCTGGTGAGGAACTCTCCATTGCTGTACACCGTGGTATGCGCCTGACTGACATCATCTAGGGACCATGTACCCTCGATGGCGACCTCAATCCCGTCAACAACCCGTACTCTTGGAAGTAAGAAGAACGGTCAATTTCACTATCGTCAGGCACTGACCGAGGACAGCAATGCGAGCAACCTTCTCTTCATCGACCAGCCCGCTCAAGTTGGATTCAGTTATTCGACGCCCATTTTTGGCTATCTCGACCAGGATACGGGGGATGTGGTTCCACTCCCGAACAATACTTGCCCGGAGAGTCAGACTTGCGGCACATTTTCCGATCCTGACCAAAGTACGAACCCAAACTccaccgtcgccgccgctccCGGTATGTGGAAGACGCTGCAAGGATTCATGGGCGTCTTCCCGCAATACTCGAGATCGGACTTCAACTTTGCCACGGAATCCTACGGTGGCCACTATGCGCCCATCTTCAACGAGTACATCCAGTCTCAGAATGCCCTCATCGACAATGGCGAGCTCTCGGGTGCCCATCACATCAACCTCCGCACTGTCCTCATCGGCAACGGATGGTACGATCCTCTGATATCATATGCGGCCTATTACAATTTCACCGTCTTTCCCGGCAACACCTACGACATCGTTCCGTACAACAGCACCATCCAGGATCAGGTCTACGATGCCATGTACGGTCCCGGCAATTGCTACGACCAAACTGTGGAATGCTCAAAAAGCGGCAACGACACGGTCTGCATGAAGGCCGACGAGTTCTGCGCGGAGCACGTCGAGGACGTGCTCGACGACGTTGCCAATCGGGACGAATACGACATCCGATTCCTCGACGAAGATCCATTCCCGAATACTGGAGATTTCCCCACGTACCTCAACAGCGATAAAGTCCTCCGAGCCGTTGGAGCGCACACCAACTGGCTCATATCATCGGAGGTAGTGAACAGTGCTTTTGCCAAcaccggcgacgacgaccgaGAGGTCGGAACCGTCGAGGCGATCAGGCAGCTGGTCGAACAGGGCGTGTACGTGATCATGTACGCGGGCGATGCGGATTACAACTGCAATTGGGTGCGTGACCAACCGCTTTCACTTCTTTCCCGTGTGGAACATCGACTAACGAGATGGGGTGCCCGCAGCTCGGCAACGAAGTCATCGCCGACCGAGTCAATGCTCCAGGCTACTGCGAAGCAGGTTacaccaacatcaccacctccgacGGTATCGTGCACGGTCAAGTGAAGCAGAGCGGCAACTTTGCTTGGGCCAGAATCTACTACAGCGGACACGAGGTGAGTCCCGGCAGAACACCACCTTCCTTTTCACCGATCGAGACTAACCGCCATCCCTTCTTCTCAAGGTCCCATGGTACCAacctcttctctccctcgAAATGTTCAACCGCGCCATCAGCCAAAAGGACATTGCGACCGGCGAATCCGATCTGGCGGGCTACATCTCCGTCGGCACGGCGAAGAGTACTTTCCGTGAAGGCAATGCGACCGTGGCGTTTGAGGTTTTGCCGTTGGACACGACGTATAATTTCACGACCAATGCGGCGAATCCACCGCCGCCGAGTGGGAATGGGAAGAGAGATGTGGGCAAGAAGAGGACTGCATACTTTGGGGAGAAGGTGAGGTGAGAAAGGTGTTCAAGCCAGTTCGTCTGGGTAGAGGACCGATCTGGGTGCGATCAAGGAGCGGGTAGGGGCGAAGCAGACTGTTTGGTATATGTGGTGGACATGGATATGCGAGATCGATTCTTTATTCATCATGCATCATATTCAGTGGTGATTTTCTAGCCGCTAGCTACGCTTGTCCATGCTTGATCCGATGCAAACTCGCATTCGCTTCTGACCGAAGACATTGTATCTGAACTCAACGCTCGCTTGCTGTCCTTTTCGACTCCCCCAATATTTGCTTTTCCGGACCAGACTCAAATATATTGGATCGATTCGCTTAAGCGTTGCCGTCAACCTTGGCGATGTAGGCCAAGAGGTCGATGACACGGCGAGAGTAACCCCACTCGTTGTCGTACCAGGAGACGAGCTTGACGAAGTTCTTGTTGAGCGAGATGCCGGCCTTGCCATCGACGATGGAAGAGTGAGGGTTGCCGTTCAAGTCGCTGGAGACAATGTCGTCCTCGGTGTAGGCGAGGATTCCTGTGAATGATATGTCAGCTGTTGTCCCTTTAGGAGCGGTTGCCACGAGATTGTCTCACCCTTGAGCTCGCCCTCGGAGGCCTCCTTGAGAGCAGCGGTGATCTCCTCGTAGGTAGCGCCCTTCTCGATGCGGCAGGTCAAGTCAACGACGGAAACATTGGCGGTTGGCACACGCATGGACATGCCGGTGAGCTTTCCGTTGAGGTCTGGAATGACCTTGCCGACAGCCTTGGCGGCACCAGTGGAGGATGGGATGATGTTCTGGGCCGCAGTACGGCCTCCACGCCAGTCCTTGCCGGAGGGACCATCGACGGTCTTCTGGGTGGCGGTGTAGGAGTGGATGGTGGTCATGAGACCCTCGATCATGGTGAACTTCTCGTGGATGACCTTGGCGAGAGGAGCCAAGCAGTTGGTGGTGCAAGAGGCGTTGGAGATGACGGGAATGTCGGAGGTGTAGGTCTTGTTGTTCACGCCCATGACGAACATGGGAGCATCGGCGGATGGGGCGGAGATGACGACCTTCTTCGCGCCACCCTTCAAGTGGGCGGAGGCCTtttcggtggtggtgaagacACCGGTGGACTCGACGATGTAGTCGGCGCCGGACTCCTTCCATGGGATGTTTGCTGGGTCCTTCTCGGTGTGGAAGCGAACGTTCTTGCCGTTGACGATCAGGCCCTTGTCACCGTCGACCTCAATGGTGCCCTTGAACACTCCGTGGGTGGAGTCGTACTTCAGCATGTAGGCCTGGAAGTGGTGTCAGTCAGATGCTCGCCGTTGTCGCTGCTCTTCCTGTTGAGGAGTGTGGATTTCACTCACGGCGTAGTGTGGCTCAATGAACGGGTCGTTGACAGCGACGACGTGGACATCGCCGTGCTCGACGCTGCACAGGTATCAGTTTGTATGCCCTCATTTCCATGCTCCTGCTTTGAAGACTCACGCATTGCGGAAGACAATGCGTCCAATGCGGCCAAAACCGTTGATCCCGACCTGGATGAGTATCAGTGACTGTTTGTCCTCGGCATCTGCCAGCTCTTGCTACGTACGTTGACGACCATGATTGCGGTTGTGTTGGATGAGTGTGGTGTTGTTCCTGTGATGAATGGTGAGCGGAAAGGTCGGGAATGAAGCGgatggaggtggtgatggtACGGGTTGATTGTTGATGTTCGGGAGAAGATTTTGCTGAGAGCAAGGTGGAAGTTGGAGGGGTGACCCCGATGCCCCGCAGTAAACTTTACAGAGAGGTCCCTAAGGACCTGTCCGGTTAAGATTTGGCGTGAGATTTGACGGCGTGAACTCACGCCAAATGAGCCATTTGACGTCGAATCTGCCACCTGTTCGGTTAAGCGGTAAGGATTAAGCACTTACGCGGCGTGAGAACGAGCGGCGTGAGATCAGAGTTCGTGTAGTGCAACGGCTGGTAAGATGGCCAATAAGAGCTGTTATCGTTCACGCCGGTGGCTCGGATTCTTAATCCTGCTCCGGAGCAGGTTTGAGAGCTAGCGTAAGTGACTAGCGTGTTATCGTCGTGAACGCGTTCGTCATAGTGTATTCGTTCCTATTGCTATTACTATTAGTTAGTTAGTTATCACTATGCTACTAAGGATTCGGAAgccctcgaagaaggcgttGTTATCGCAGCCGCTTACGCAGAGTGAGTGGCTACCGAGCTAGTCGTCTACCCCTGCACCTCCAACAACCCCTGCGGCGACACCGAGTGTATTTAAAACCCCTGCTCGCAAAACCCCTGCTATTAAACCGCAGCTAATACCACGCCAGCTAACACTACGCTAGCCAACACCAATCGCAGCGCGTTCTTAGTCCGTGCCGGTAGAGTCTATTAAGAAGGTGCAAGAGCCGGAGCAGCCGCAGCCGAAGGAGGTTAACGATGTTGGCGTTAAGACGACCGGCGAGACGGACGGAAGCGGCGGTAGTAATAAGAGCGCTGCTCCGGAGCAGTTACAAGCTGTTAGCGGTGTTCGCTTCACGTGGCAAGAcgctaagattaaggctaTAGTGTGTAGCCTGAACAAGTCCTTAGAGTCTAGTATGCGTGCAGACAGCGGTGTAAAAGAGGCAGCGCTTGTGGCGGCAATTAAAGCTATTAAGGCAGTTACGCCGGTTAGTCGCTATCGCTTCTTTACTAATAGCAGCGTGGGCGGCAAGGTTAAGGGCCTTAAGAGCGAGTGGAAGATATAGAATAAAATGCTCTTGTTATCCGGCTAGGGCTTCGACGAGGACACTAGTTGTCCGTATACTGAGCTAGAGGTTATAGAGTTATACTTCGCAGTCTACAAGGGGGCTAAGAAGTTTACTAAGAAGCTATTGTTTATAGCGTCTGAGCTGGATTAGTTGTTCCGCGATACAGCGGCAACCGGCGTGCACGCGGCTGGCGTTAGTAAGTCGAAGGCTAGTAATTCGATACTCGGAACGGACGTTAAGGTAGACGACGTAACTGCTCGCAAGAGGCGTACGACGGAGCTGGCTCGTAAGAAGAAGCGTGCGAGGGTCGATTCGGAAGGTGCGATGTATTATCTAGCTAATGTTCTGCGAGAAACGTTAGCAGCCCTAGCGCTACAACTCACGCTAGAGCAGTTAATGTTAAAGGCAGTGTTCTTACTAGATATGAAGCCGTGCGAAGGACTAAAGCCGCAGCAGCGAGTCCTCGTTTATTAGCGCATAAAGGAGATCGGAATGCTAGAGTATTAGTGCGACGTAGTAGATTCGGATTACAAGGAGGCGTTCGTGTTCTAAGCGGTAGATAAGTTAAAGGGCCAGTACGACTTTAAGAGGGCTAGCAGGGCTGCTAGTAGTAGTGGTGTTGTTAGTAGAAGAAGGTCGTCGAGCGGTGCGGAAGAAGGAAGTAAGGACGGTAAGGTCGATAATAAGTCAGCTTAATTCGAGAAAACCGCACGCGCGTCTTAGCGGGAAAAGAGAAGCAGAAGTTGTGAAGATTGTCC encodes:
- a CDS encoding Rap/ran-GTPase-activating protein gives rise to the protein MLSPTPITSHARIAPSGRFDLHDIEPHEASLCQRLTKEVEDCDSASNTALQSTPTAPLHSSLARVLRSAATAVQYHAKWFAPTALERLLVAVFEAASRSSSTTDLYAALYLVDTIGTYSLLPSLPSTLRFITFSYYQGSRSNRHRRLSQQSWTSAQQILEAHLGGQFPETILEIIRDSSGFYTRYGFGAIVGALMLTTERFLPIIDTQSFTIWPDQVLMSLTAVPIEKDGILREQVANLLGNMLQQESVASKIDGLSLWLELIRRCVSLSLDKDVVDSVFQSLGQKMSLFEPLHHPTIAQLFVEAHRPLPAELSSQLMMPWRRSLMLEDHAIWDQGYQDLLGKLCNSTLYTVELEAFIDISVLAYFQTESSGLRQQYIDTLASLLRNLDAEPAVVDILAKGIVSIFTHKTHKEKWEAQRNRTFPILCELASRSVVATRLLLRIRVDAAGVGYLELENAVNADVQDTARRQPQSNVYGLDTLSMGAWVSAVHDMIVRAPKRWDVYHTILTDLAPQLRNHALWRTKTQHINNLRESICELLSADSFVEPPPETGLKKSYIVAQFVQMLVATTSYHQHLPRRDIKSAVITIINVAGSRDHTVSIHCIHALTICCYELPELMAGLMDSIINKMARMVTQRYLAIYVLEFFAGLSRFPDLQNRLRREDFKRIFGVCHSYLQSMRSTMALERKRTPTSEHSAGGNSTSGDDLGQYVYALAHHVITFWYMALKRHDRHGLKEFITSCLSYTDSDGKAQIENQGLVTIDLMDRVDAEELITAPLTEYFDENDGRTITCHRVTGILLITTETSLRTGKTIVTIRRPSGTAQRLIASQPSLDPNDTSDMEDLEARITTSVTVETDMQDFINVFPDDITGRTYGKVAIPRPSSALGSLQIITLPENDAAVTRAIQAFDRTSALDSHKAGVIFVGEMQTTEDEILLNISGTPDYREFLEDIGTLRKLQGASFNTQGLDRAEDADGEYTMVWNNEVTELVYHITTFMPNDADTRLAVINKKRHIGNDFVNIVFNNSGAAFAFDTFPSAFNYVYITISPAERTSFLQAREATAAKKDRFYNVHVLTRPGFPSLSSAGEVKVVSGDSLGGYVRNLALNACMFSAMWHGDAPGEYPSSWRQRLEMIRRLYSKYKL
- the GAPDH gene encoding glyceraldehyde-3-phosphate dehydrogenase ((phosphorylating); triosephosphate dehydrogenase; dehydrogenase, glyceraldehyde phosphate; phosphoglyceraldehyde dehydrogenase; 3-phosphoglyceraldehyde dehydrogenase; NAD-dependent glyceraldehyde phosphate dehydrogenase; glyceraldehyde phosphate dehydrogenase (NAD); glyceraldehyde-3-phosphate dehydrogenase (NAD); NADH-glyceraldehyde phosphate dehydrogenase; glyceraldehyde-3-P-dehydrogenase; GO:0005737:cytoplasm GO:0005622:intracellular), with protein sequence MVVNVGINGFGRIGRIVFRNAVEHGDVHVVAVNDPFIEPHYAAYMLKYDSTHGVFKGTIEVDGDKGLIVNGKNVRFHTEKDPANIPWKESGADYIVESTGVFTTTEKASAHLKGGAKKVVISAPSADAPMFVMGVNNKTYTSDIPVISNASCTTNCLAPLAKVIHEKFTMIEGLMTTIHSYTATQKTVDGPSGKDWRGGRTAAQNIIPSSTGAAKAVGKVIPDLNGKLTGMSMRVPTANVSVVDLTCRIEKGATYEEITAALKEASEGELKGILAYTEDDIVSSDLNGNPHSSIVDGKAGISLNKNFVKLVSWYDNEWGYSRRVIDLLAYIAKVDGNA